Within Flavobacteriales bacterium, the genomic segment ATCGCCGCCAAAGCAACACGCGCTTTGAAATCGGCACTGAATTTTCTGCGTTTTCCACTCATAACTTGGCCTAATGTAAGTACTTTTAAATTTAACCTAGCAAGTGGTTTAAATGTCGGGGAGTGTTACACATCGCTTACCAAACCCCACATCAGCTCGTACACCAGCCATTAAAGTCTCGAATATCAACAACTCTAATGACCTCTTTCTAATCCTCAATAAATATAAAAGCCCCACCGAAGTGAGGCTTTGTGCATCGGGCCGTAGGCCCATATAAATAATTATTTGCCGAAGCGTTCGATGAGCAATTCTGTCGTTGTGGATCCCGGGCGTTCGATGGGCATTCCCATTGCGCGGTCCCAAATGAGGTTCGTGAGAACTCCGAGAGAACGCGATACGCCGAAGAGCACGGTATAGAAATCGTACTGTGTGAGGCCGTAATGCATGAGCAATTGTCCGCTGTGTGCATCGACGTTCGGCCAAGGGTTTTTCACCTTTCCGAGTGAGCTCAAGATATCGGGGACCACTTGGTAGATGCGGTCGACCACGAGGAAGAGTTCGTCGTGTGGCATGTATTCCTGAGCGAATTCGCGCTGAGCGATGTATCGTGGGTCGGTTTTACGAAGTACTGCGTGTCCGAATCCTGGGATTACTTTTCCGTCGTTCAGGGTTTTCTTCACGTAGTTTTCGATCTGCTCCTTACTTGGGAGTCCGCCACCGAGTTCATCGCGCATAGCGAGGATCCAGCGGATCACCTCTTGATTTGCGAGTCCGTGAAGTGGTCCGGCCAATCCGTTCATTCCGGCCGCAAAGCTCAAGTAAGCATCGCTGAGAGCGCTTCCGACGAGGTGAGTGGTATGTGCTGATACGTTACCGCCTTCGTGATCGCTGTGGATGGTCATATAGAGGCGCATCAGCTCTTTGAACTCGTCGTTGTCGAATCCGAGCATGTGGGCGAAGTTACCGGCCCAATCAAGTTTTGAATCCGGCTCGATATGATCGCCATTGTGGTACATGCGGCGGTAGATGTACGCAGCCAATCGAGGCAAGCGCGCGATCAGGTTCATCGCATCTTCATAAGTTGGATCCCAATAGTCCTTTTTATTGATCCCGTTGCGGTAGGCCTTGGCGAATTCGCTTTCGGTTCGCAGCGCCATGATTCCAGCAACGAATTGAGTCATTGGATGCGTGTGCATAGGCAGGGCATCAATGATCTTGAATACGTGTGGAGGCACGATACTGCGACGCGCCCAGTTATTACTTACGCGACGAACGATATCGTCGTCGGGCAGCTCACCTGTAAGCATGAGGAAGAAAACTCCTTCTGGAAGAGGCTGGCGCCCTTCGGGCGGATATGTAGGGAGTTTTTCTTTTAGTTCAGGGATGCTATAGCCGCGGAAGCGAATTCCTTCTTCGGGGTCGAGTTTGGAGGTTTCGCAAATGAGGGCGGGCATACCGCGCATACCGCTGTATAGTTGAGACACCTTGATCTCGCCCAAAACTTCATCTCCGTGGTCTTTGAGGAAATCCCTCGCGGTGATGACGGCGGGCTCGATGATGCCCTCGAACTTTTCTTTTATTCTGTCCATAGGATATATGCTGATATTATTTGTACTTGAATTGATTTCCTGGGTAGATAGCCGTGTCGCCCAACATCTCTTCGATGCGGATTAACTGGTTGTACTTGGCCATACGATCAGAGCGCGATGCAGATCCCGTTTTGATTTGTCCCGTATTGAGAGCTACTGCAAGGTCAGCGATCGTGGTGTCCTCCGTTTCTCCCGAGCGGTGGCTCATCACTGAGGTATAACCATTTTTGTGTGCCAATTGTACTGCGTCGATGGTTTCTGTCAAACTACCTATTTGGTTTACTTTGATCAAGATGGAATTTCCAACATTGTTCTCGATTCCCCTACCGAGGCGATCGACATTGGTAACGAACAAATCGTCTCCAACCAATTGAACTCGATCACCGATAGCAGTGGTGAGCTTTTTCCATCCTTCCCAGTCATCTTCAAAAAGACCATCTTCGATTGATGCGATCGGGTATTTATCGGTCCATTCTTTCCAATAGCTAACCATTTCATCGGCCGTAAGTTTATCACCGGTTGATTGATGGAAATGGTAGACCTTTTCGTCCTCGAGATAGAACTCACTCGCTGCGGCATCCATTGCTATGTACATGTCTTCACCTGGACGGTATCCGGCGGTTTCAATAGCTTGAAGTACCGTTTCGATAGCCTCTTGGTTCGATTCTAGGTTTGGAGCAAAGCCACCTTCGTCACCCACGTTCGTACTCATTCCCTTGTCGTGAAGGACTTTCTTGAGGTTGTGGAAGACTTCTGTACCCATGCGCAGTCCTTCGGAAAACGAGCTGGCTCCAATGGGCATTACCATGAATTCCTGGAAGTCGATGCTATTGTCGGCATGCGACCCGCCGTTCAGGATGTTCATCATTGGAATGGGCAGCGTTCGTGCGCTGATTCCGCCTACGTAGTTGAATAGTGGAAGTCGGGCACTTTGAGCAGCTGCTTTAGCCGCTGCCAAGGAAACCGCCAAAATGGCGTTTGCTCCCGATTTGGCTTTATTGGGGGTTCCGTCCAGATCGATCATTGCCTGATCGAGTTCGGCTTGCTCGAAAACCGAAAAGCCTACGATCTCCGGAGCAATGCTTTCATTGATATTGAGAACGGCTTTTGAGACGCCTTTCCCCATGTACCTCGTTTTATCACCGTCACGCAATTCTACGGCCTCGTGTTTACCTGTGGACGCCCCTGAAGGAACGGCAGCCCTCCCGAACGAATCATCGTCGGTGAGTAAGTCTACTTCCACGGTCGGGTTACCTCGGCTATCGAGGATTTGGCGTGCATGAATAGCGGTGATCAATGACATTAGGCTGGTGTTTTTGCGTTTGTTAGCAATTCGAGGAAGTTGTCAAACAAATATCGTGAATCGTGCGGACCGGGCGAAGCTTCGGGGTGATATTGAACCGAAAAACAACGGTTATTTTTCATCCTGATTCCAGCCACGGTATCGTCATTCAGATGGATGTGAGTCATCTCCAATTCGGGATGATTTTCGACATCTTCTTTACGTACAACAAAACCGTGATTTTGAGAGGTGATCTCCCCTTTCACCGTGAGTAGGTTCTTTACTGGGTGATTTATTCCGCGGTGGCCATTGTGCATTTTGAACGTCTGAACTCCGTTGGCACGGCAAATGAGCTGGTGGCCGAGGCAAATCCCGAAGACTGGTCTGCCGTCGTTAAGAACGGATTTCACTTGTTCAACCACGCCGTTCATAGCAGATGGGTCTCCTGGACCGTTCGAGAGGAAGAATCCGTCCGGATTCCAGGAACTCATTTCGTCATAGGACGTTGAACTTGGAAACACCTTCATATACACCCCTCTCTCAGCGAGACAGCGCAAAATGTTTTTCTTGACTCCAACATCTAGGACGGCAACTTTGAAATCGGCATTTTCATCTCCAATGAAATACGGTTCATCAGTAGTCACTTTACTCGAAAGCTCTAATCCGTCCATTGAGGGTACATCCGATAATTGCGACCTCAGAACATCTAGGTCATCAGTTTCAGATGATATAATCGCATTCATGGCTCCTTTATCTCGGATATGGCGCACGAGAGCACGAGTATCTACGTCGCTGATCGCAACGATTCCATCTTTGGCAAGAAACTCCTCGAGGCTCAGGTCGGATGCCACACGACTTGGGGTGTATGAGAAGTTCTTAACAACTAGTCCCGCGATCTTTACTCCTTCAGATTCAATTTCATCTCTATTTGTACCGTAATTACCAATGTGGACATTTGTAGTAACAATCATTTGCCCATAGTAACTGGGATCAGTAAAAATCTCTTGGTATCCCGTCATTCCGGTATTGAAGCATATTTCACCAGTGGCTGTGCCTCTTTTACCGACCGCCTTACCGTAAAAAACCGTACCATCTTCGAGTAATAGGGTCGCCTTGTCTTTCAGTTTGTATTTCATAGGAGGGTTGGATAAAAAAAAAGGATAAAGCCAAAGCTCTATCCTTTTTCATTATGATTCAAGAAGATGATCACGATTATTCACCGGCTTTATCTTCCTTCTTTTCGTTTTCCTCGACTGATTCTTCGGCTTTCGTTTCAGTTTCAGCATCTGCTTCAGCTACTTCTTCAACTTCCGGAGTTACTTCTTCAGCCGCTTCAACTACCTCTGGAGCTTCAACCTTAGCTTCTGGAGCAGTAGCTTGGTTTTCGCTTGATGATTTCTTGGAACCACCTCGGCGAGAGCGCTTCTTTTTGGTCTCTTTCCCGTTGGTGTACAACTCGTTGTAGTCTACCAACTCAATCAAGCACATTTCGGCGTTATCTCCCAATCGATTACCCGTACGGATGATACGAGTGTATCCTCCTGGACGGTTAGCAACTTTCACAGCAACATCGCGGAATAGCTCAGTTACTGCTTCCTTGTTCTTCAATTGAGCGAAGACCACACGACGTGAATGCGTCGTGTCGGTTTTCGATTTAGTGATGATCGGCTCAATGTATTTCTTAAGCGCCTTGGCCTTGGCCACGGTCGTATAGATTCTTTTGTGCTCGATCAACGAAGATGCCATATTCACCAACATAGCTTTACGGTGTTCAGCCGTGCGGCTCAAGTGGTTGATCTTTTTTCCGTGTCTCATCCTTTCTTAATCTTTCAAGACCGACAAATCAGTCCTTGTTCAATTTGTATTTCGCAACGTCCATTCCGAACTCCAATCCTTTAGATTGAACAAGTTCGTCCAATTCGGTCAAGCTCTTTTTACCGAAGTTTCGGAATTTCATCAAATCACTTTTAGTGTAGGTAACCAACTCTCCAAGTGTTTCCACTTCAGCCGCCTTCAAACAATTCAGCGCACGAACTGAAAGGTCTAAGTCGACCAATTTCGTTTTCAGCAGCTGACGCATGTGCAACGACTCCTCGTCGTATTCTTCTGC encodes:
- the eno gene encoding phosphopyruvate hydratase, with the translated sequence MSLITAIHARQILDSRGNPTVEVDLLTDDDSFGRAAVPSGASTGKHEAVELRDGDKTRYMGKGVSKAVLNINESIAPEIVGFSVFEQAELDQAMIDLDGTPNKAKSGANAILAVSLAAAKAAAQSARLPLFNYVGGISARTLPIPMMNILNGGSHADNSIDFQEFMVMPIGASSFSEGLRMGTEVFHNLKKVLHDKGMSTNVGDEGGFAPNLESNQEAIETVLQAIETAGYRPGEDMYIAMDAAASEFYLEDEKVYHFHQSTGDKLTADEMVSYWKEWTDKYPIASIEDGLFEDDWEGWKKLTTAIGDRVQLVGDDLFVTNVDRLGRGIENNVGNSILIKVNQIGSLTETIDAVQLAHKNGYTSVMSHRSGETEDTTIADLAVALNTGQIKTGSASRSDRMAKYNQLIRIEEMLGDTAIYPGNQFKYK
- a CDS encoding citrate (Si)-synthase, eukaryotic, with product MDRIKEKFEGIIEPAVITARDFLKDHGDEVLGEIKVSQLYSGMRGMPALICETSKLDPEEGIRFRGYSIPELKEKLPTYPPEGRQPLPEGVFFLMLTGELPDDDIVRRVSNNWARRSIVPPHVFKIIDALPMHTHPMTQFVAGIMALRTESEFAKAYRNGINKKDYWDPTYEDAMNLIARLPRLAAYIYRRMYHNGDHIEPDSKLDWAGNFAHMLGFDNDEFKELMRLYMTIHSDHEGGNVSAHTTHLVGSALSDAYLSFAAGMNGLAGPLHGLANQEVIRWILAMRDELGGGLPSKEQIENYVKKTLNDGKVIPGFGHAVLRKTDPRYIAQREFAQEYMPHDELFLVVDRIYQVVPDILSSLGKVKNPWPNVDAHSGQLLMHYGLTQYDFYTVLFGVSRSLGVLTNLIWDRAMGMPIERPGSTTTELLIERFGK
- the rplQ gene encoding 50S ribosomal protein L17; this translates as MRHGKKINHLSRTAEHRKAMLVNMASSLIEHKRIYTTVAKAKALKKYIEPIITKSKTDTTHSRRVVFAQLKNKEAVTELFRDVAVKVANRPGGYTRIIRTGNRLGDNAEMCLIELVDYNELYTNGKETKKKRSRRGGSKKSSSENQATAPEAKVEAPEVVEAAEEVTPEVEEVAEADAETETKAEESVEENEKKEDKAGE
- the carA gene encoding glutamine-hydrolyzing carbamoyl-phosphate synthase small subunit, whose protein sequence is MKYKLKDKATLLLEDGTVFYGKAVGKRGTATGEICFNTGMTGYQEIFTDPSYYGQMIVTTNVHIGNYGTNRDEIESEGVKIAGLVVKNFSYTPSRVASDLSLEEFLAKDGIVAISDVDTRALVRHIRDKGAMNAIISSETDDLDVLRSQLSDVPSMDGLELSSKVTTDEPYFIGDENADFKVAVLDVGVKKNILRCLAERGVYMKVFPSSTSYDEMSSWNPDGFFLSNGPGDPSAMNGVVEQVKSVLNDGRPVFGICLGHQLICRANGVQTFKMHNGHRGINHPVKNLLTVKGEITSQNHGFVVRKEDVENHPELEMTHIHLNDDTVAGIRMKNNRCFSVQYHPEASPGPHDSRYLFDNFLELLTNAKTPA